The Punica granatum isolate Tunisia-2019 chromosome 4, ASM765513v2, whole genome shotgun sequence genome has a window encoding:
- the LOC116204602 gene encoding cysteine-rich receptor-like protein kinase 10 isoform X1, with product MSVSLTASVFLLMCLLLNISCKSEAQPSPSRNISACYTPSNSSPYQENVKTVLSSLTSKHTSDYLAGFATAVARQGTPDQVFGLFLCRADLSSASCQACVTNASEGILLGCAGYKDSTIWYDLCMLTYNYQPIVSTLRVSTHACWYEYNISDATTTSFKKLLKVTLEALIPNAAGAQLAGKKFAVNRTSLAELWPLYTLAQCTPDLTAPNCSQCLQAAAEKLPLGKGGAMSLLQSCNIRYSNYLFYNETTVAELLSPPPAPAPRSAEAIPNSPALVPRYRANLSFDSDLPVPPVPPEPMIPLDPAPISPLLRSPPPAPAPRSPLLLSPPPAPAPRSAEDIPRPGVIVAIIIAAISVTVVLFLILCCFLRRRHGFKQYKNVAKDIKTAEAMQFDFAAIQAATSNFSADNELGKGGFGVVYKGRLQDGQDVAVKRLFRSSFNCCAEFKNEVEVVAKLQHRNLVRLLGFCVEGEEKILIFEYMPNRSLDYFLFDSEKRGLLDWSRRYSIISEIAQGMLYLHEYSRLRIIHRDLKIGNILLDANMHPKISDFGMARIVGVDQTQGTASKIAGTLGYMPPEYVRTGRFSVKSDVYSFGVLVLEIISGKKNSSFAHPDSAEDLPSYAWKRWTDGTPMEVLDPILRDSCTRNEVIRCIHMSLLCIQQNPADRPTMSTIDNMLKNYAVTLPDPQPPAFGIYGPNIIEDNGNERAASANEVTITEFEPR from the exons ATGTCTGTTTCACTCACTGCCTCTGTCTTTCTCCTCATGTGCTTGCTGCTCAACATTTCTTGCAAGTCTGAAGCTCAGCCATCTCCCAGCAGAAACATTTCCGCATGCTATACTCCCTCCAACAGCAGCCCTTACCAGGAGAATGTCAAAACCGTGCTCTCCTCTCTGACCTCCAAACACACCTCCGACTACCTCGCCGGGTTTGCCACCGCCGTGGCAAGGCAGGGCACACCAGACCAGGTCTTCGGGCTCTTCCTCTGCCGTGCAGATCTAAGCTCAGCTTCGTGCCAAGCCTGCGTCACCAATGCTAGCGAAGGGATCCTCCTGGGCTGTGCTGGGTATAAAGATTCCACCATATGGTACGACTTGTGCATGTTGACTTACAACTACCAACCGATCGTCTCCACCCTGAGGGTTAGTACACATGCCTGCTGGTATGAATATAACATCTCGGATGCCACAACCACCAGCTTCAAGAAGTTGCTGAAAGTGACGCTGGAGGCCCTGATCCCAAATGCAGCCGGTGCCCAATTGGCAGGCAAGAAATTTGCGGTGAACAGGACCAGCCTCGCGGAGTTGTGGCCCCTGTACACTCTTGCTCAGTGCACGCCAGACTTGACGGCTCCCAACTGCAGCCAGTGCCTCCAAGCGGCAGCCGAGAAGCTTCCTCTGGGAAAGGGAGGGGCAATGTCCCTTCTCCAAAGCTGTAACATACGGTACTCGAACTACTTGTTCTATAATGAAACTACAGTCGCAGAGCTGCTATCACCGCCACCAGCTCCTGCTCCCAGATCTGCTGAAGCCATCCCTAATTCTCCAGCCTTGGTGCCAAGATATCGAG CGAACTTGTCATTTGATAGTGATTTGCCTGTCCCGCCTGTCCCGCCTGAACCAATGATACCACTAGATCCTGCTCCCATATCCCCACTGCTGCGATCGCCACCACCAGCTCCTGCTCCCAGATCCCCACTGTTGCTATCGCCACCACCAGCTCCTGCTCCCAGATCCGCTGAAGACATCCCTCGTCCAG GTGTAATTGTTGCCATCATCATTGCTGCCATTAGTGTGACTGTGGTGTTATTCCTCATCCTCTGCTGCTTCCTACGGAGGAGACATGGATTCAAACAATACAAGAACG TTGCTAAAGATATCAAAACTGCTGAAGCCATGCAATTTGATTTCGCTGCAATACAAGCTGCGACGAGCAATTTCTCTGCAGATAACGAATTAGGTAAAGGCGGGTTTGGCGTAGTATACAAG GGCCGGCTTCAAGATGGACAAGATGTGGCAGTGAAGAGATTGTTTAGGAGCTCATTCAATTGCTGTGCAGAATTTAAGAACGAGGTCGAGGTGGTGGCAAAACTCCAACACAGAAACCTGGTGCGGCTACTTGGGTTTTGTGTggaaggagaagagaagaTACTCATTTTCGAATATATGCCAAACAGGAGCCTGGACTACTTCTTATTCG ACTCAGAAAAACGTGGACTCTTGGACTGGTCGAGAAGATATTCTATAATTTCAGAAATAGCTCAAGGGATGCTTTATCTTCATGAATATTCCCGGCTCAGAATAATTCACCGGGACCTAAAGATTGGCAACATTCTCTTGGATGCAAATATGCACCCCAAGATTTCAGATTTTGGAATGGCGAGGATTGTCGGGGTTGATCAGACCCAAGGAACTGCTAGCAAAATTGCGGGGACATT GGGTTACATGCCTCCAGAGTATGTAAGGACTGGTCGCTTCTCAGTGAAATCTGACGTATATAGTTTTGGCGTGTTGGTTTTAGAGATTATATCAGGCAAGAAGAACAGTTCCTTTGCTCATCCAGACAGTGCTGAGGATCTTCCAAGCTAC GCATGGAAACGCTGGACTGATGGGACACCTATGGAAGTGTTGGATCCAATCTTGAGGGACTCGTGCACGAGAAATGAAGTCATTAGATGCATCCACATGAGCCTGTTGTGCATCCAGCAAAACCCTGCTGATCGGCCTACAATGTCTACGATAGATAATATGCTTAAAAACTATGCTGTTACCTTACCGGACCCTCAACCTCCTGCATTTGGCATCTACGGTCCCAACATTATTGAGGACAATGGTAATGAACGGGCAGCGTCTGCAAACGAAGTGACGATTACTGAATTCGAACCTCGGTAG
- the LOC116204602 gene encoding cysteine-rich receptor-like protein kinase 15 isoform X2: MSVSLTASVFLLMCLLLNISCKSEAQPSPSRNISACYTPSNSSPYQENVKTVLSSLTSKHTSDYLAGFATAVARQGTPDQVFGLFLCRADLSSASCQACVTNASEGILLGCAGYKDSTIWYDLCMLTYNYQPIVSTLRVSTHACWYEYNISDATTTSFKKLLKVTLEALIPNAAGAQLAGKKFAVNRTSLAELWPLYTLAQCTPDLTAPNCSQCLQAAAEKLPLGKGGAMSLLQSCNIRYSNYLFYNETTVAELLSPPPAPAPRSAEAIPNSPALVPRYRANLSFDSDLPVPPVPPEPMIPLDPAPISPLLRSPPPAPAPRSPLLLSPPPAPAPRSAEDIPRPGVIVAIIIAAISVTVVLFLILCCFLRRRHGFKQYKNVAKDIKTAEAMQFDFAAIQAATSNFSADNELGKGGFGVVYKGRLQDGQDVAVKRLFRSSFNCCAEFKNEVEVVAKLQHRNLVRLLGFCVEGEEKILIFEYMPNRSLDYFLFDSEKRGLLDWSRRYSIISEIAQGMLYLHEYSRLRIIHRDLKIGNILLDANMHPKISDFGMARIVGVDQTQGTASKIAGTLDYIRQEEQFLCSSRQC; encoded by the exons ATGTCTGTTTCACTCACTGCCTCTGTCTTTCTCCTCATGTGCTTGCTGCTCAACATTTCTTGCAAGTCTGAAGCTCAGCCATCTCCCAGCAGAAACATTTCCGCATGCTATACTCCCTCCAACAGCAGCCCTTACCAGGAGAATGTCAAAACCGTGCTCTCCTCTCTGACCTCCAAACACACCTCCGACTACCTCGCCGGGTTTGCCACCGCCGTGGCAAGGCAGGGCACACCAGACCAGGTCTTCGGGCTCTTCCTCTGCCGTGCAGATCTAAGCTCAGCTTCGTGCCAAGCCTGCGTCACCAATGCTAGCGAAGGGATCCTCCTGGGCTGTGCTGGGTATAAAGATTCCACCATATGGTACGACTTGTGCATGTTGACTTACAACTACCAACCGATCGTCTCCACCCTGAGGGTTAGTACACATGCCTGCTGGTATGAATATAACATCTCGGATGCCACAACCACCAGCTTCAAGAAGTTGCTGAAAGTGACGCTGGAGGCCCTGATCCCAAATGCAGCCGGTGCCCAATTGGCAGGCAAGAAATTTGCGGTGAACAGGACCAGCCTCGCGGAGTTGTGGCCCCTGTACACTCTTGCTCAGTGCACGCCAGACTTGACGGCTCCCAACTGCAGCCAGTGCCTCCAAGCGGCAGCCGAGAAGCTTCCTCTGGGAAAGGGAGGGGCAATGTCCCTTCTCCAAAGCTGTAACATACGGTACTCGAACTACTTGTTCTATAATGAAACTACAGTCGCAGAGCTGCTATCACCGCCACCAGCTCCTGCTCCCAGATCTGCTGAAGCCATCCCTAATTCTCCAGCCTTGGTGCCAAGATATCGAG CGAACTTGTCATTTGATAGTGATTTGCCTGTCCCGCCTGTCCCGCCTGAACCAATGATACCACTAGATCCTGCTCCCATATCCCCACTGCTGCGATCGCCACCACCAGCTCCTGCTCCCAGATCCCCACTGTTGCTATCGCCACCACCAGCTCCTGCTCCCAGATCCGCTGAAGACATCCCTCGTCCAG GTGTAATTGTTGCCATCATCATTGCTGCCATTAGTGTGACTGTGGTGTTATTCCTCATCCTCTGCTGCTTCCTACGGAGGAGACATGGATTCAAACAATACAAGAACG TTGCTAAAGATATCAAAACTGCTGAAGCCATGCAATTTGATTTCGCTGCAATACAAGCTGCGACGAGCAATTTCTCTGCAGATAACGAATTAGGTAAAGGCGGGTTTGGCGTAGTATACAAG GGCCGGCTTCAAGATGGACAAGATGTGGCAGTGAAGAGATTGTTTAGGAGCTCATTCAATTGCTGTGCAGAATTTAAGAACGAGGTCGAGGTGGTGGCAAAACTCCAACACAGAAACCTGGTGCGGCTACTTGGGTTTTGTGTggaaggagaagagaagaTACTCATTTTCGAATATATGCCAAACAGGAGCCTGGACTACTTCTTATTCG ACTCAGAAAAACGTGGACTCTTGGACTGGTCGAGAAGATATTCTATAATTTCAGAAATAGCTCAAGGGATGCTTTATCTTCATGAATATTCCCGGCTCAGAATAATTCACCGGGACCTAAAGATTGGCAACATTCTCTTGGATGCAAATATGCACCCCAAGATTTCAGATTTTGGAATGGCGAGGATTGTCGGGGTTGATCAGACCCAAGGAACTGCTAGCAAAATTGCGGGGACATT AGATTATATCAGGCAAGAAGAACAGTTCCTTTGCTCATCCAGACAGTGCTGA
- the LOC116204599 gene encoding uncharacterized protein LOC116204599 — translation DRNREDYNLGSIKMKIPSFHSYSELKKVKLAAIEFSDYAIVWWDQLMINRRRNREPPIATWEEMKRVMRKRFVPSYYYRELYNKLQSLRQGNRSVEEYFKEMEVAMIRANIEEDREATMARFLAGLNREIQNAVELQHYVELEDMVHMAIKIENQFKRRGNTRASQSPSTSTWKPNQWKKDEKQSTSMLKTEQKREATSHVPQGKTDISTSRNRDIKCFKCQGRGHIASQCPNKRVMVMRDNGDIVTDTEDSDTDDMPPLEDVPEEEYLAPNALTLVARRALSLQTKGVEEVQRENIFHTRCYIKDKVCSVIIDGGSCTNVASATMVEKLRLPMVKHPRPYKLQWLNDSGEIRVNKQVLVAFRIGKYEDEVLCDVVPMQAGHLLLGRPWQFDRREYEDVFPEETPHGLPPIRGIEHQIDFVPGATIPNRPAYRSNPEETKELQRQVKELLEKGYVRESLSPCAVPVILVPKKDGTWRMCLVFLGFVVSAQGIQVDEEKVRAIQEWPSPTSVSNVRSFHELASFYRQFVKDFSSIAAPLTEVIKKNVGFRWGEEQEKAFQLIKEKLTNAPLLSLPNFSKTFEIECDASGVGIGAVLMQEGRPIAYFSEKLSGAALNYPTYDKELYALVRALETWQHYLWPKEFVIHTDHESLKHLKGQHKLNKRHARWVEFIETFPYVIWYKQGKENVVADALSRRHDDFLFRENKLCVPNCSLRELLVQESHGGGLMGHFGVAKTLAILQEHFYWPHMKRDVERICGRCITCRQAKSRVQPNGLYTPLPIPSEPWIDISMDFVLGLPRTKRGRDSIFVVVDRFSKMAHFIPCHKTDDASHVADLFFREIVRLHGMPRTIVSDRDAKFLSYFWKTLWCKLGTKLLFSTTCHPQTDGQTEVVNRTLSTLLRAIIKKNIKTWEECLPHVEFAYNRSVHSATKFSPFEVVYGFNPLTPLDLSPLPLIWLHMRKERFPAQRRSKLLPRGDGLFQVLERINDNAYKL, via the exons gataggaatcgggaagattataacttgggtagtattaagatgaaaatcccatcgttcc atagttattccgagctgaagaaagtcaaattggcagcaattgaattctcggattatgcaattgtttggtgggatcaattgatgataaataggcgaagaaatagagagccacctatagctacgtgggaggaaatgaaaagggtgatgaggaagcgatttgttcctagttattactaccgggagctgtataataagttacaaagtcttaggcaaggtaaccggagtgtagaggaatattttaaggagatggaagtggccatgattagagctaacatagaggaggatcgagaggctactatggcaagatttttggctggattgaaccgagaaattcaaaatgccgtggaattacaacattatgtggagttggaggatatggtgcacatggccatcaagattgagaaccagttcaagaggagaggcaatacacgtgcaagccaaagtccaagcacatccacttggaaaccgaatcagtggaagaaagatgagaagcaatccacgtcgatgttgaaaaccgagcaaaagcgagaagcaaccagccatgttcctcaaggtaaaaccgacatttctacctccaggaatcgtgacattaagtgttttaaatgccaaggcaggggacacatagcaagtcaatgcccaaacaagcgggtcatggtgatgcgagacaatggtgacattgtgaccgacactgaagattccgacaccgatgacatgcccccattggaggacgttcccgaagaggaatatttagctccaaatgcattgacattggtggcaaggagagcattaagcttgcaaacaaaaggagttgaagaagtgcagcgggagaatatctttcacactaggtgctacatcaaagacaaggtatgtagtgtgattattgatggtggtagttgtactaatgtcgcaagtgcaacaatggtggaaaaattaagactgcccatggtgaagcaccctaggccgtacaagctgcaatggttgaatgatagtggtgagataagggtgaacaagcaggtgttagttgcatttcgaatcggtaaatacgaagatgaagtgttgtgtgatgtagtaccgatgcaagcaggacacttgttgctagggcgtccatggcaatttgatagacga gagtatgaggatgtctttcccgaggaaacaccacatggcttacctccaatccgagggattgaacatcaaattgattttgttcccggtgcgacaattccaaaccgaccagcctataggagcaatcctgaggagacaaaggagcttcaacggcaggtaaaggagttgttagagaaagggtacgtgagggagagcttgagcccatgcgctgttccagtaatacttgtacctaagaaggatgggacgtggagaatgtgt cttgtttttttgggatttgttgttagtgcacaaggtatacaggttgatgaggagaaggtacgtgcaatccaagagtggcctagtcccacaagtgtaagtaatgttcgtagttttcatgaacttgctagtttctatcGGCAgttcgtgaaggactttagtagcatagcagcaccacttactgaagtgatcaagaaaaacgttggatttagatggggagaagaacaagagaaggcgtttcagctaatcaaagagaagctgaccaacgctcctttattatctttacctaacttttctaaaacttttgagattgaatgtgatgcttcaggtgttggtataggtgcagttctcatgcaggaaggacgaccaattgcttacttcagcgaaaaactaagcggtgcagccttaaactatccaacttatgataaagagttgtatgcattggttcgagctttagagacgtggcagcactacctatggcctaaggagttcgtgatacacaccgatcatgagtccttgaaacacctgaagggccaacacaaactaaacaaaagacatgcccgatgggtggagttcatcgagacgtttccatacgtcatttggtataagcaaggtaaggagaatgtggtcgccgatgcactttctcgcag gcatgatgactttctgtttcgagagaataagttatgcgtgccaaattgttccttgagagagttattagtgcaggaatcacatggtgggggattaatgggacattttggagtagcaaagactttagctattttacaagaacacttctattggccacatatgaaaagagatgttgagagaatttgtggtagatgcattacgtgtaggcaagctaaatccagagtgcagcctaacggtttgtatactcctttaccaattcctagtgagccttggattgatatttcaatggactttgtgttaggattacctaggactaaacgtgggagagattcaatttttgtggttgtggatagattttctaagatggcacactttattccatgtcacaaaacggatgatgcctcgcatgttgctgatttgttctttagggagattgtgaggttacatggcatgcctagaacaattgtttcggatagagatgctaagttcttgagctatttttggaagactttgtggtgtaagttaggtactaagctgttattttctactacttgtcacccacaaactgatggtcaaacggaagtagtaaatagaactttgtctactttgttgagggcaatcataaaaaaaaacattaaaacatgggaagagtgtttaccacatgttgagtttgcttataacagatctgttcattccgctactaaattttcaccatttgaagttgtttatggatttaatcctttaactccattggatttatctcctttacctttga tttggttgcatatgaggaaagagagatttccggcgcaaagacgttccaaactgcttccaagaggagatggactttttcaagtcctggagcgcatcaatgacaatgcttataaacta